The Miscanthus floridulus cultivar M001 chromosome 17, ASM1932011v1, whole genome shotgun sequence genome has a window encoding:
- the LOC136519007 gene encoding uncharacterized protein isoform X2 has protein sequence MASSAAATAKLIALPPAPTRGGCCCWRACPRPTVPAAAARLGVSASTASSDVPDFLSSNWLETRKRKPFGPRLNVMPCLKIIAKEHKYLNLNIKGRTQCRELPLSGKPYSRLCNARRPRLEPRTLRSQTFSAEEAVEYQLESLKYNYQPHQDYGIEVMYRFAGFDPFERSTYFGRQFDLGQFERFRRLFHHSSYRVLLGHKERNILSSLWVEESLGTRSPSREKGRTQCRELFLMLPGCGYNRSMT, from the exons ATGGCGTCGTCCGCTGCTGCTACCGCGAAGCTGATCGCGCTCCCGCCGGCGCCAACCCGCGGcggttgctgctgctggaggGCATGCCCCAGACCCACGGTCCCCGCCGCGGCGGCGCGCCTCGGGGTCTCCGCCTCCACCGCCTCGTCGGACGTGCCGGACTTCCTCTCGTCCAATTG GCTTGAAACTCGCAAGAGAAAGCCCTTCGGTCCCAGGTTGAATGTAATGCCCTGTCTGAAAATAATTGCAAAAGAGCATAAATATTTAAATCTCAAcattaaagggcgtacccagtgcagagagctcccgcttagtggcaagccttactctcgcctgtgcaatgcgaggagaccgcgactcgaacccaggaccctccggtcacagacg TTTAGTGCAGAAGAAGCAGTCGAATACCAGCTTGAATCCTTAAAATACAATTATCAGCCCCACCAAGATTATGGGATAGAGGTCATGTACCGG TTTGCAGGCTTTGACCCCTTTGAAAGGTCGACTTACTTTGGACGACAGTTTGATCTAGGACAG TTTGAACGCTTCCGGCGATTGTTTCACCATTCATCTTACAGAGTGCTGCTGGGCCACAAAGAAAGAAATATATTAAGCAGTTTATGGGTTGAAGAG AGTTTGGGTACAAGGAGCCCGTCCAGGGAAAAAGGACGTACACAGTGCAGAGAGTTATTCTTGATGCTGCCTGGCTGCGGATACAACAGGTCAATGACGTGA
- the LOC136519007 gene encoding uncharacterized protein isoform X4, which yields MASSAAATAKLIALPPAPTRGGCCCWRACPRPTVPAAAARLGVSASTASSDVPDFLSSNWLETRKRKPFGPRELPLSGKPYSRLCNARRPRLEPRTLRSQTFSAEEAVEYQLESLKYNYQPHQDYGIEVMYRFAGFDPFERSTYFGRQFDLGQFERFRRLFHHSSYRVLLGHKERNILSSLWVEEVLQCITDESYHNSYIHNYLHSRRIKFMSFCITPCSTEPV from the exons ATGGCGTCGTCCGCTGCTGCTACCGCGAAGCTGATCGCGCTCCCGCCGGCGCCAACCCGCGGcggttgctgctgctggaggGCATGCCCCAGACCCACGGTCCCCGCCGCGGCGGCGCGCCTCGGGGTCTCCGCCTCCACCGCCTCGTCGGACGTGCCGGACTTCCTCTCGTCCAATTG GCTTGAAACTCGCAAGAGAAAGCCCTTCGGTCCCAG agagctcccgcttagtggcaagccttactctcgcctgtgcaatgcgaggagaccgcgactcgaacccaggaccctccggtcacagacg TTTAGTGCAGAAGAAGCAGTCGAATACCAGCTTGAATCCTTAAAATACAATTATCAGCCCCACCAAGATTATGGGATAGAGGTCATGTACCGG TTTGCAGGCTTTGACCCCTTTGAAAGGTCGACTTACTTTGGACGACAGTTTGATCTAGGACAG TTTGAACGCTTCCGGCGATTGTTTCACCATTCATCTTACAGAGTGCTGCTGGGCCACAAAGAAAGAAATATATTAAGCAGTTTATGGGTTGAAGAGGTATTACAATGCATAACAGATGAAAGTTATCATAATTCATATATACATAATTATCTTCATTCTCGGAGAATTAAATTTATGTCATTCTGCATCACACCATGTTCAACGGAACCGGTTTAA
- the LOC136519007 gene encoding uncharacterized protein isoform X5 gives MASSAAATAKLIALPPAPTRGGCCCWRACPRPTVPAAAARLGVSASTASSDVPDFLSSNWLETRKRKPFGPRLNFSAEEAVEYQLESLKYNYQPHQDYGIEVMYRFAGFDPFERSTYFGRQFDLGQFERFRRLFHHSSYRVLLGHKERNILSSLWVEEVLQCITDESYHNSYIHNYLHSRRIKFMSFCITPCSTEPV, from the exons ATGGCGTCGTCCGCTGCTGCTACCGCGAAGCTGATCGCGCTCCCGCCGGCGCCAACCCGCGGcggttgctgctgctggaggGCATGCCCCAGACCCACGGTCCCCGCCGCGGCGGCGCGCCTCGGGGTCTCCGCCTCCACCGCCTCGTCGGACGTGCCGGACTTCCTCTCGTCCAATTG GCTTGAAACTCGCAAGAGAAAGCCCTTCGGTCCCAGGTTGAAT TTTAGTGCAGAAGAAGCAGTCGAATACCAGCTTGAATCCTTAAAATACAATTATCAGCCCCACCAAGATTATGGGATAGAGGTCATGTACCGG TTTGCAGGCTTTGACCCCTTTGAAAGGTCGACTTACTTTGGACGACAGTTTGATCTAGGACAG TTTGAACGCTTCCGGCGATTGTTTCACCATTCATCTTACAGAGTGCTGCTGGGCCACAAAGAAAGAAATATATTAAGCAGTTTATGGGTTGAAGAGGTATTACAATGCATAACAGATGAAAGTTATCATAATTCATATATACATAATTATCTTCATTCTCGGAGAATTAAATTTATGTCATTCTGCATCACACCATGTTCAACGGAACCGGTTTAA
- the LOC136519007 gene encoding uncharacterized protein isoform X3, with protein sequence MASSAAATAKLIALPPAPTRGGCCCWRACPRPTVPAAAARLGVSASTASSDVPDFLSSNWLETRKRKPFGPRLNCRELPLSGKPYSRLCNARRPRLEPRTLRSQTFSAEEAVEYQLESLKYNYQPHQDYGIEVMYRFAGFDPFERSTYFGRQFDLGQFERFRRLFHHSSYRVLLGHKERNILSSLWVEEVLQCITDESYHNSYIHNYLHSRRIKFMSFCITPCSTEPV encoded by the exons ATGGCGTCGTCCGCTGCTGCTACCGCGAAGCTGATCGCGCTCCCGCCGGCGCCAACCCGCGGcggttgctgctgctggaggGCATGCCCCAGACCCACGGTCCCCGCCGCGGCGGCGCGCCTCGGGGTCTCCGCCTCCACCGCCTCGTCGGACGTGCCGGACTTCCTCTCGTCCAATTG GCTTGAAACTCGCAAGAGAAAGCCCTTCGGTCCCAGGTTGAAT tgcagagagctcccgcttagtggcaagccttactctcgcctgtgcaatgcgaggagaccgcgactcgaacccaggaccctccggtcacagacg TTTAGTGCAGAAGAAGCAGTCGAATACCAGCTTGAATCCTTAAAATACAATTATCAGCCCCACCAAGATTATGGGATAGAGGTCATGTACCGG TTTGCAGGCTTTGACCCCTTTGAAAGGTCGACTTACTTTGGACGACAGTTTGATCTAGGACAG TTTGAACGCTTCCGGCGATTGTTTCACCATTCATCTTACAGAGTGCTGCTGGGCCACAAAGAAAGAAATATATTAAGCAGTTTATGGGTTGAAGAGGTATTACAATGCATAACAGATGAAAGTTATCATAATTCATATATACATAATTATCTTCATTCTCGGAGAATTAAATTTATGTCATTCTGCATCACACCATGTTCAACGGAACCGGTTTAA
- the LOC136519007 gene encoding uncharacterized protein isoform X1 codes for MASSAAATAKLIALPPAPTRGGCCCWRACPRPTVPAAAARLGVSASTASSDVPDFLSSNWLETRKRKPFGPRLNVMPCLKIIAKEHKYLNLNIKGRTQCRELPLSGKPYSRLCNARRPRLEPRTLRSQTFSAEEAVEYQLESLKYNYQPHQDYGIEVMYRFAGFDPFERSTYFGRQFDLGQFERFRRLFHHSSYRVLLGHKERNILSSLWVEEVLQCITDESYHNSYIHNYLHSRRIKFMSFCITPCSTEPV; via the exons ATGGCGTCGTCCGCTGCTGCTACCGCGAAGCTGATCGCGCTCCCGCCGGCGCCAACCCGCGGcggttgctgctgctggaggGCATGCCCCAGACCCACGGTCCCCGCCGCGGCGGCGCGCCTCGGGGTCTCCGCCTCCACCGCCTCGTCGGACGTGCCGGACTTCCTCTCGTCCAATTG GCTTGAAACTCGCAAGAGAAAGCCCTTCGGTCCCAGGTTGAATGTAATGCCCTGTCTGAAAATAATTGCAAAAGAGCATAAATATTTAAATCTCAAcattaaagggcgtacccagtgcagagagctcccgcttagtggcaagccttactctcgcctgtgcaatgcgaggagaccgcgactcgaacccaggaccctccggtcacagacg TTTAGTGCAGAAGAAGCAGTCGAATACCAGCTTGAATCCTTAAAATACAATTATCAGCCCCACCAAGATTATGGGATAGAGGTCATGTACCGG TTTGCAGGCTTTGACCCCTTTGAAAGGTCGACTTACTTTGGACGACAGTTTGATCTAGGACAG TTTGAACGCTTCCGGCGATTGTTTCACCATTCATCTTACAGAGTGCTGCTGGGCCACAAAGAAAGAAATATATTAAGCAGTTTATGGGTTGAAGAGGTATTACAATGCATAACAGATGAAAGTTATCATAATTCATATATACATAATTATCTTCATTCTCGGAGAATTAAATTTATGTCATTCTGCATCACACCATGTTCAACGGAACCGGTTTAA